In a genomic window of Flavobacterium crassostreae:
- a CDS encoding LolA family protein: MKKLIQIAFIILFSFSVQAQDKKAKALLDQVTSKVKSYNNIVIDFKYSLNNAKENINQDSKGNVTLKGNQYVLNFMGITKIFDGKKNYTIIPEDEEITISSVNENDDNAITPSKMLTFFNSGYKYYMDILQDVRGRKIQYIKLIPTNPRDQRKEILLGIDVQTKHIYNLIEMGKKGTKTTLTVNSFKTNQPLSKNQFIFAQSKYPNYYINKLD; the protein is encoded by the coding sequence ATGAAAAAATTAATTCAAATTGCATTTATTATTCTTTTTAGCTTTTCGGTACAAGCACAAGACAAAAAGGCAAAAGCGCTTTTAGATCAAGTGACTTCAAAAGTTAAAAGTTATAACAATATTGTAATTGATTTTAAATACTCCTTGAACAATGCCAAAGAAAACATCAATCAAGACAGCAAAGGAAACGTAACCCTAAAGGGCAACCAATATGTTTTGAATTTTATGGGAATTACCAAAATATTTGATGGCAAAAAAAACTATACCATTATTCCTGAAGACGAAGAAATCACCATATCCAGCGTAAATGAAAACGACGACAACGCTATTACACCATCCAAGATGCTAACTTTTTTTAATAGTGGCTATAAATATTATATGGATATTCTTCAGGATGTGAGAGGTAGAAAAATCCAATACATCAAACTAATTCCAACCAACCCAAGAGACCAACGAAAAGAAATTTTATTGGGTATTGATGTACAAACAAAACACATTTATAATTTGATAGAAATGGGCAAAAAAGGCACAAAGACAACATTAACCGTTAATTCTTTTAAAACGAACCAACCATTGTCAAAAAATCAATTTATCTTTGCGCAGAGTAAATACCCAAATTACTACATCAATAAATTAGATTAA
- a CDS encoding DNA translocase FtsK, with the protein MAQKKRSAPLENKKNSKPKEANQWQFTKQHQFILGCLFVLFAVVLLAAFISFYIYGHEDQSAVNTLTDRSETVYNWSGKVGAFLADLLVYQGFGLASFIFVRLFLLSGIYLLVDLSIKKLKSIWFWDLFVLLIVSILFGFFATSLPELGGVVGYEMNLFLQDYIGKTGTLLLLLFGLLIYVIFKMKITPEKIQAFFENTKKEIQTDLNANTTATAKENAYNLEEFATSEAEELPENPAPSPTKAQFEINKDALKPTISSSSEINLSATTKPIAAPYKETEEKQDDFVIETAAEEVIMEENLASRLVSDFGLFDPTLDLSNYKYPTIDLLKEYSTGGITINQAELEENKNKIVDTLRNYKIEIAQIKATVGPSVTLYEIVPEAGIRISKIKNLEDDIALSLSALGIRIIAPIPGKGTIGIEVPNKNPTMVSMKSVIGSAKFQEAEMELPIALGKTISNETFVVDLAKMPHLLMAGATGQGKSVGLNAVLTSLLYKKHPAEVKFVLVDPKKVELTLFNKIERHYLAKLPDTEDAIITDNAKVVNTLNSLCVEMDNRYSLLKDAMVRNIKEYNDKFKARKLNPENGHRFLPYIILVVDEFADLIMTAGKEVEIPIARLAQLARAIGIHLIIATQRPSVNVITGLIKANFPARIAFRVTSKIDSRTILDTQGADQLIGRGDLLYTNGNDVVRVQCAFIDTPEVEKITDFIGSQKAYATAYLLPEFVGEESGINLDVAISERDTLFREAAEVIVNAQQGSASLLQRKLKLGYNRAGRLIDQLEAAGIVGPFEGSKARSVNILDLSALDQFFNNEQNN; encoded by the coding sequence ATGGCACAAAAAAAACGATCCGCACCTTTGGAGAACAAAAAAAATTCCAAACCCAAAGAGGCTAACCAATGGCAATTTACCAAACAGCACCAATTTATTTTGGGCTGTTTGTTTGTATTATTTGCTGTAGTTTTATTAGCAGCATTTATCTCTTTTTATATCTACGGCCACGAAGATCAAAGTGCCGTAAATACACTAACAGACCGCTCCGAAACGGTTTACAATTGGTCCGGAAAAGTAGGTGCATTTTTGGCAGATTTGCTAGTTTACCAAGGATTTGGGCTTGCTTCTTTTATTTTTGTGCGATTATTCTTGCTTAGCGGAATTTACCTGTTGGTAGATTTGTCTATAAAAAAACTAAAATCAATCTGGTTTTGGGATCTATTTGTACTGCTTATCGTATCTATTCTATTTGGTTTTTTTGCTACTTCTTTGCCAGAACTAGGAGGCGTTGTAGGCTACGAAATGAATCTGTTTTTGCAAGATTACATTGGCAAAACCGGCACCCTATTGTTGCTTCTTTTTGGATTACTGATCTATGTTATTTTTAAAATGAAAATAACTCCAGAGAAAATTCAGGCCTTTTTTGAAAATACTAAAAAAGAAATCCAAACCGATCTAAATGCCAACACCACCGCTACTGCAAAAGAAAATGCGTACAATCTAGAAGAATTTGCCACCTCAGAAGCAGAGGAACTACCCGAAAACCCCGCTCCAAGCCCAACCAAGGCGCAATTTGAAATTAATAAAGACGCTTTAAAACCTACCATTTCTAGCTCTTCAGAGATTAATTTAAGTGCCACAACCAAGCCCATAGCTGCTCCATACAAAGAAACAGAAGAGAAACAAGACGATTTTGTAATTGAAACTGCTGCCGAAGAAGTAATCATGGAAGAAAATTTGGCCTCCAGATTAGTTTCTGATTTTGGATTATTTGACCCCACTCTGGATTTATCCAATTACAAATATCCCACCATCGATTTATTGAAAGAATACTCCACCGGAGGTATTACAATCAACCAAGCAGAATTAGAAGAAAACAAAAATAAAATTGTAGACACCCTGCGCAATTATAAAATTGAAATTGCACAAATAAAAGCCACCGTAGGCCCCTCGGTAACTTTATACGAAATTGTTCCAGAGGCCGGAATACGTATTTCTAAAATTAAAAATTTAGAAGACGATATTGCCCTGTCCCTTTCGGCATTAGGGATCCGTATCATTGCCCCTATTCCTGGAAAAGGAACCATTGGTATTGAGGTTCCTAATAAAAATCCTACCATGGTTTCTATGAAAAGTGTTATCGGTTCTGCTAAATTTCAAGAAGCCGAAATGGAATTGCCTATTGCATTAGGAAAAACAATTTCGAATGAAACCTTTGTTGTCGATCTTGCCAAAATGCCCCATTTACTGATGGCGGGAGCTACCGGACAAGGAAAATCAGTAGGATTAAATGCGGTACTCACCTCCTTGTTATACAAAAAACACCCCGCTGAGGTAAAGTTTGTTTTGGTAGATCCCAAAAAAGTAGAACTCACGCTATTCAATAAAATTGAAAGGCATTATCTAGCCAAATTGCCCGATACAGAAGATGCTATCATTACCGATAATGCAAAAGTAGTCAACACTCTAAATTCACTTTGTGTGGAGATGGACAACCGTTATTCTTTGCTAAAAGATGCCATGGTCCGGAACATCAAAGAATACAACGACAAGTTTAAGGCCCGAAAACTCAACCCCGAAAATGGCCACCGTTTTTTGCCATATATTATATTGGTGGTCGATGAGTTTGCCGATCTAATTATGACCGCCGGCAAAGAGGTCGAAATACCTATTGCTAGACTTGCCCAGCTTGCTCGTGCCATAGGAATTCACTTAATTATTGCCACACAAAGACCATCGGTAAATGTTATTACAGGTTTAATAAAAGCCAATTTTCCTGCAAGAATTGCCTTTAGAGTAACCTCTAAAATTGACTCTAGAACAATTTTGGACACCCAGGGAGCAGATCAATTAATTGGTCGTGGGGATTTGTTGTACACCAATGGTAACGATGTGGTGCGGGTGCAATGTGCGTTTATAGACACTCCAGAGGTCGAAAAAATAACCGATTTTATTGGCTCCCAAAAAGCCTATGCTACTGCTTATTTGCTTCCTGAGTTTGTTGGAGAAGAAAGTGGCATCAATCTTGATGTAGCTATATCCGAAAGAGACACTTTATTTAGAGAAGCTGCCGAAGTTATTGTAAATGCACAACAAGGCTCTGCCTCGCTGCTACAACGAAAACTAAAATTGGGCTACAATAGAGCTGGTAGATTAATTGACCAATTAGAAGCAGCCGGAATTGTAGGCCCCTTTGAAGGCAGTAAGGCCCGATCGGTAAACATTCTAGATTTAAGTGCTTTAGATCAATTTTTTAACAACGAACAAAACAATTAA
- the tpx gene encoding thiol peroxidase gives MAAITLGGNPINTTGELPKVGTKLTDFELIQNDLSVASLSTFAGKNLILNIFPSVDTGTCAASVRKFNETAAKLDQTAVLCISRDLPFAQKRFCGAEGLENVINLSDFNTGAFGKNNGLEILDGPLAGLHSRVLIVTDANGTILHTEQVSEIADEPNYEAALAVL, from the coding sequence ATAAACACCACCGGCGAATTACCTAAAGTAGGCACAAAACTTACTGATTTTGAACTAATTCAAAACGATTTATCTGTAGCATCGTTAAGCACATTTGCTGGCAAAAATTTAATTTTAAATATTTTTCCAAGTGTAGATACCGGAACCTGTGCGGCTTCTGTTAGAAAATTTAACGAAACGGCAGCAAAATTAGACCAAACTGCAGTATTGTGTATCTCGAGAGATTTGCCTTTTGCTCAAAAACGTTTTTGTGGTGCAGAAGGTTTAGAAAACGTCATCAATCTATCGGATTTCAATACCGGCGCGTTCGGAAAAAACAATGGCCTAGAGATTCTAGATGGTCCTTTAGCTGGTTTGCACTCTAGAGTACTTATTGTTACCGATGCAAACGGTACCATTTTGCATACCGAACAAGTTAGTGAAATAGCAGACGAACCTAATTATGAAGCAGCCTTGGCGGTACTCTAA
- the ribB gene encoding 3,4-dihydroxy-2-butanone-4-phosphate synthase: MLTDKIELNTIDEAIEDIRQGKIIIVVDDEDRENEGDFLAAAEMVTPEMVNFMATHGRGLICAPLTESRCKELGLHVMVSNNTDPMETAFTVSVDLRGNGVTTGISASDRAKTILALVNTDTKPHDLARPGHIFPLIAKQGGVLRRTGHTEAAIDFARLAGFKSAGVIVEIMNEDGSMARLPQLLEVAKKFDLKLVSIEALVAYRMQHDSLIVKKEDFDIQTRFGNFRLRAYEQTTNKQVHIALTKGNWDLGEPVLTRIHSSQVNNDLLGTLTNNADQQLDAMFKVINEHGKGAVIFINQDMQSVNLLNRISELKKLQLEGEIKAPKIKIDSKDFGIGAQILHDIAISKIRLVSNTQQEKRVGMIGYGLEITEYVPY; the protein is encoded by the coding sequence ATGCTCACAGATAAAATAGAATTAAACACCATTGATGAAGCAATAGAAGACATTCGTCAAGGAAAGATTATAATTGTAGTGGATGATGAAGACCGAGAAAACGAAGGCGATTTTCTGGCTGCCGCCGAAATGGTAACCCCGGAGATGGTAAACTTTATGGCTACTCACGGACGCGGATTGATCTGCGCTCCTCTAACCGAAAGCAGATGCAAAGAATTAGGTTTGCATGTAATGGTTAGCAACAACACGGATCCTATGGAAACTGCCTTCACGGTATCGGTAGACCTAAGAGGAAACGGTGTAACCACAGGAATCTCTGCATCAGATCGAGCCAAAACCATCTTAGCGCTAGTAAACACAGATACCAAACCACATGATTTAGCCAGACCTGGACACATCTTTCCGTTAATCGCAAAACAAGGTGGGGTTTTAAGACGAACCGGACACACCGAAGCTGCAATTGACTTTGCTAGACTTGCTGGGTTTAAATCTGCAGGAGTTATAGTAGAGATCATGAACGAAGATGGCTCTATGGCGCGCTTGCCACAACTGCTTGAAGTAGCCAAAAAATTTGATCTAAAATTAGTTTCTATAGAAGCGCTTGTAGCATACCGAATGCAACACGATAGTTTGATTGTCAAAAAAGAAGATTTTGATATCCAAACCCGTTTTGGCAATTTTCGTTTAAGAGCCTATGAGCAAACCACAAACAAGCAAGTACATATTGCACTAACCAAAGGAAATTGGGATTTAGGAGAGCCAGTTTTGACTAGAATTCACTCCTCTCAGGTCAATAATGACCTACTGGGCACCTTAACCAACAACGCAGACCAACAATTGGATGCCATGTTTAAAGTAATTAACGAACACGGCAAAGGGGCAGTTATTTTTATTAACCAAGACATGCAATCTGTAAATCTATTAAATAGAATTTCGGAATTAAAAAAATTGCAATTAGAAGGAGAAATTAAGGCTCCAAAAATAAAAATAGACAGCAAAGATTTTGGTATTGGGGCACAAATCTTACACGATATTGCTATTTCTAAAATCCGATTGGTATCCAACACCCAACAAGAAAAACGAGTAGGAATGATAGGATACGGCTTAGAGATAACGGAATATGTACCTTACTAA
- a CDS encoding LptF/LptG family permease, which yields MKILDKYLLKTFLITFATVFVILFFIFILQTIWLFIAELAGKDLDFVLIIKFLMFSMPRIIPLVLPLSILLASIMTFGNLAENYEFAAMKSSGISLQRALRTLTVAIVIISFLAFIFANNVIPYAEFKFTNFRKNIAQVKPALAIAEGQFSEVGFYNIKVDKKSGENGNFLTGITIHKKSNTGDGSKIVIKAVDGELISSEKSSILQLVLNNGNYYEDIVPEKYEDRQKMPFAKSAFQKYTLNIDLSHLNPTNVDENNVTNTNTMLDVQELRYTIDSLNKSFKTEVVSYAENIHLRTGIPNTQPIYLQDTLGKYKSVPEDILSLYSLDQQSNILKNASSYLTSTNYSIEATKVDLANKQKNINNHLLAFYDKFVIAYACFMMFFIGAPLGAIIRKGGLGLPIIFAVLIFISFHFINTFGKRIAQENGMTPFLGAWMSSFILTPLAILLTYRATNDIGLINMDAILAPVQKLFKKLFPQKKQA from the coding sequence GTGAAAATTCTTGACAAATATTTACTAAAAACATTCTTGATTACATTTGCTACGGTATTTGTAATCTTGTTTTTTATATTCATACTGCAAACCATTTGGCTATTTATAGCAGAGTTGGCTGGCAAAGATTTGGATTTTGTATTAATTATAAAATTCTTGATGTTCTCGATGCCCCGAATAATTCCGTTGGTACTCCCACTATCTATCCTGCTGGCTTCTATAATGACTTTTGGTAACCTTGCCGAAAATTACGAATTTGCAGCCATGAAATCTTCGGGAATTTCTCTCCAAAGAGCCTTACGAACCCTTACTGTTGCTATTGTAATAATTAGTTTTTTGGCCTTTATTTTTGCCAATAATGTCATTCCGTATGCAGAATTTAAGTTTACCAACTTTAGAAAAAACATTGCACAAGTAAAACCCGCTTTGGCCATAGCCGAAGGACAATTTAGTGAGGTTGGTTTTTATAACATCAAAGTAGACAAAAAATCTGGCGAAAACGGCAATTTTTTGACCGGAATTACGATACACAAAAAATCCAATACTGGAGACGGAAGCAAAATAGTTATTAAGGCCGTTGATGGAGAATTAATTAGTAGCGAAAAATCCAGCATCCTGCAATTGGTATTAAATAATGGTAATTATTACGAGGATATTGTTCCCGAAAAATACGAAGACCGTCAAAAAATGCCTTTTGCTAAAAGCGCCTTCCAAAAATACACTCTAAACATCGATTTATCCCATCTAAATCCGACCAACGTAGACGAAAATAACGTGACCAACACCAATACGATGTTGGATGTTCAGGAGCTGCGTTATACCATAGATTCTTTGAACAAGAGTTTTAAGACCGAAGTGGTTTCGTATGCCGAAAACATTCACTTAAGAACCGGAATACCCAATACCCAACCCATATACCTACAAGATACTTTAGGCAAATACAAATCCGTGCCTGAGGATATTTTATCTTTATATTCTCTGGATCAACAATCCAATATTTTAAAAAACGCAAGTAGCTATTTAACCAGCACCAACTATTCTATAGAGGCTACCAAAGTAGATCTTGCAAACAAACAAAAAAACATTAACAACCACTTGCTTGCCTTTTATGATAAATTTGTAATTGCATACGCTTGTTTTATGATGTTTTTTATAGGTGCCCCATTGGGTGCAATAATCCGCAAGGGAGGACTAGGACTTCCTATAATATTTGCGGTATTGATTTTTATTAGCTTTCACTTTATAAATACTTTTGGCAAAAGAATAGCCCAAGAAAACGGAATGACCCCATTTTTAGGAGCCTGGATGTCTTCTTTTATTCTGACACCATTAGCTATTTTGTTAACCTACAGAGCTACTAATGATATTGGTTTGATAAACATGGATGCCATACTTGCTCCAGTTCAAAAATTATTTAAAAAATTATTTCCCCAAAAAAAACAAGCCTAA
- a CDS encoding diacylglycerol kinase family protein: MEFQKDNTFFTGRLKSVTYAFKGAVKLITTEHSVMVQFSLGILMAIAGFYFEITTTEWLFQTLAIGLVMSIEGVNTAIEKTADFIHPNYHKRIGFIKDIAAGAVFFAAITAIIIGLIIYLPKIT; encoded by the coding sequence ATGGAATTTCAAAAAGACAATACCTTTTTTACAGGAAGGCTAAAAAGCGTTACCTATGCCTTTAAAGGAGCGGTAAAACTAATCACTACAGAACACAGTGTGATGGTACAATTTTCTTTAGGAATACTCATGGCAATTGCTGGGTTTTATTTTGAAATAACTACCACAGAATGGCTTTTTCAGACCCTAGCAATAGGCCTTGTAATGAGTATTGAAGGAGTTAATACTGCCATCGAAAAAACAGCAGATTTTATTCATCCAAACTACCATAAAAGGATTGGTTTTATAAAAGACATTGCCGCAGGAGCAGTATTCTTTGCAGCAATTACAGCAATAATCATTGGTTTAATAATCTACCTGCCAAAAATAACCTAG